A single window of Neurospora crassa OR74A linkage group VII, whole genome shotgun sequence DNA harbors:
- a CDS encoding acetolactate decarboxylase, giving the protein MAQNEVFQYSLISALMDGVATHGTPISRVLDHGDHGLGTFKSMNGEMIVLDGVCYQMKSDGTIEHIHTPSEVITPFATVTRFNPDVSIRATISNKKDLLALLLKLFPQSKNHFLAIRMDGTFKRIKVRTAGGQCFPREGMLAVAGRQATNTFEAVKGTIIGFRCPAYVMGLNVAGDHLHFIDEERQKGGHILEFETEGDVEVGVSLMSKFHLEVPTEDEEFNEASLVHDKDGIEKVEG; this is encoded by the coding sequence ATGGCTCAAAATGAAGTCTTTCAGTATTCCCTCATCTCCGCCCTGATGGACGGCGTCGCCACGCACGGGACCCCCATCTCGCGCGTCCTCGATCACGGCGACCACGGCCTGGGTACCTTCAAGTCCATGAACGGCGAGATGATTGTCCTCGACGGCGTCTGCTACCAAATGAAGTCCGATGGCACCATCGAGCATATCCACACTCCCTCAGAGGTGATCACGCCGTTTGCGACCGTGACCCGTTTCAACCCGGACGTGTCAATACGGGCCACCATCTCGAACAAGAAGGACCTGCTAGCCCTGCTGTTGAAGCTATTTCCCCAGAGCAAGAACCACTTCTTGGCCATCCGCATGGATGGGACGTTCAAGAGGATCAAGGTGCGCACGGCAGGCGGTCAATGCTTTCCAAGGGAAGGCATGCTGGCGGTTGCGGGAAGGCAGGCAACGAACACGTTTGAAGCGGTTAAGGGTACGATCATCGGATTCAGGTGTCCGGCGTACGTGATGGGGCTCAATGTGGCGGGCGATCATCTGCACTTTATCGATGAGGAGAGGCAGAAGGGCGGACACATTTTGGAGTTTGAGACCGAGGGCGATGTGGAAGTTGGAGTTTCGTTGATGTCCAAGTTTCACTTGGAGGTGCCGACAGAGGATGAGGAGTTCAATGAGGCGTCACTGGTCCATGACAAAGATGGTATTGAGAAGGTGGAGGGTTAG
- a CDS encoding endo-beta-1,6-galactanase, with translation MVPSLQTVGHILVTALAIIPFAFADLTTTIDPSSNWGTWEGWGTSLAWWAATFGTRDDLADIFFTTQTTNLNGVSLPGLGFNIARYNAGASSWNSINGTSMVVSPKMIPSRQIEGFWIDWASTSPSSASWNWSADSAQRAMLSKARSRGANILELFSNSPMWWMCNNHNPSGSDDGSSDNLQSWNYQSHAVYMATVAKYFADHWSTTFTSVDPFNEPSANWWNGKTGTQEGCHFDVSTQATVLNYLRAELDSRGLSSTVISASDESYYDQAAKTLQNLGSTALGKIARVNVHGYQYGSGRRDSVRSLATQYSKKLWQSEYGEGDATGRDLASNLLLDLRWLQPTAWVYWQALDGGGWGLVDADNDKKTIGQPTQKYFVLAQFARHVKPGMRILDGGSDYATAAYDAATKKLVIVAVNWGSAQYLNFDLSRFKTAGVNGAVVKRWATQIGASTGKRYVAASDTYIRGTKFWSYFEKEMVQTFEVEGVVL, from the coding sequence ATGGTTCCCTCTCTGCAAACAGTCGGCCATATCTTGGTGACTGCACTAGCCATCATCCCATTCGCCTTCGCagacctcaccaccaccatcgaccCATCCTCCAACTGGGGAACCTGGGAAGGATGGGGTACATCCCTCGCCTGGTGGGCAGCAACCTTTGGAACCCGTGACGACCTCGCCGACATCTTCTTCACGACGCAAACCACGAACCTCAACGGCGTCTCCCTGCCCGGGCTCGGCTTCAACATCGCACGCTACAATGCCGGCGCGAGCAGCTGGAACAGCATCAACGGCACCAGCATGGTGGTCTCGCCCAAGATGATTCCCTCTCGCCAGATTGAAGGTTTCTGGATCGACTGGGCCTCCACTAGCCCCTCTTCAGCCAGCTGGAACTGGTCCGCCGATTCTGCTCAGCGCGCCATGCTCTCCAAAGCGCGCTCGCGCGGCGCCAACATCCTCGAGctcttctccaactcgcCCATGTGGTGGATGtgcaacaaccacaacccgTCCGGCTCCGACGACGGCAGCTCTGACAACCTACAATCGTGGAACTACCAAAGCCACGCTGTCTACATGGCCACCGTGGCCAAATACTTTGCCGACCACTGGTCCACCACGTTCACGTCCGTCGACCCCTTCAACGAGCCCAGCGCGAACTGGTGGAACGGCAAGACTGGCACGCAGGAAGGTTGCCACTTTGACGTGTCCACTCAGGCCACCGTCCTCAACTACCTGCGCGCCGAGCTCGACTCGCGCGGCCTGTCATCGACCGTGATCTCCGCGTCGGACGAAAGCTACTACGACCAGGCAGCCAAGACCCTCCAAAACCTCGGTTCGACCGCGCTCGGGAAGATCGCTCGTGTCAATGTCCACGGCTACCAGTACGGCTCTGGGCGGCGCGACTCGGTGCGTAGCTTGGCGACGCAGTACAGCAAGAAGCTTTGGCAGAGCGAGTACGGCGAAGGCGACGCGACCGGGCGCGACCTAGCCAGCAACCTGCTCCTGGACCTGCGCTGGCTACAGCCGACGGCGTGGGTGTACTGGCAGGCGCTTGACGGAGGCGGTTGGGGTTTGGTCGACGCCGATAACGACAAGAAGACGATCGGCCAGCCGACGCAGAAGTACTTTGTGCTGGCGCAGTTTGCTAGGCATGTGAAGCCGGGGATGCGCATCTTGGATGGCGGCAGCGATTACGCGACAGCCGCGTATGATGCAGCGACCAAGAAGCTGGTCATTGTCGCGGTCAATTGGGGCAGTGCGCAGTATCTCAACTTTGATCTGTCCAGGTTCAAGACGGCGGGAGTCAATGGCGCGGTGGTGAAGAGGTGGGCGACGCAGATTGGCGCGTCGACGGGGAAGAGGTATGTCGCTGCTAGCGACACTTACATTCGCGGTACCAAGTTCTGGTCGTACTTTGAGAAGGAGATGGTGCAGACTTTTGAGGTTGAGGGTGTTGTTTTGTAA
- a CDS encoding T-complex protein 1 subunit beta, whose translation MSFGGQTPTIIVLKEGTDTSQGKPQIISNINACLAVQATIKSTLGPYGGDLLMVDANGKQTITNDGATVMKLLDIVHPAARILVDIARSQDAEVGDGTTSVVVLAGEILKEVKEHVEQGVSSQIIIKGLRRASTMAVNKIKEIAINTAESNRRETLSKLAATAMTSKLIKRNTDFFTEMVVDAVLSLDQEDLNEKLIGIKKIPGGSLTDSLFVNGVAFKKTFSYAGFEQQPKSFKNPKICCLNVELELKAEKDNAEVRVEQVSEYQAIVDAEWQIIYKKLEAVYATGAKVVLSKLPIGDLATQYFADRDIFCAGRVTSEDMERVVQATGATVQSTCSDILPEHLGTCGTFEERQIGGERFNFFEDCPSAKTCTLVLRGGAEQFIAEVERSLHDAIMIVKRAIRNKTIVGGGGAVEMEVSAYLHRFADRDVAHKQQAIIKSFAKALEIIPRQLCDNAGFDATDILNKLRVEHRKGNTWAGVDFTNEGVCDMMERFVWEPALIKINALQAATEAACLILGVDETIRNEESQAPQAPGQKLPPGAAQRALRGRGRGMPRR comes from the exons ATGTCTTTCGGAGGCCAAACACCGACCATCATTGTCCTGAAAGAGG GCACCGATACCTCGCAGGGCAAGCCCCAGATCATCTCCAACATCAACGCCTGCCTTGCCGTCCAGGCCACCATCAAGTCGACACTCGGTCCCTATGGCGGTGACCTATTAATGGTGGATGCCAACGGCAAGCAGACAATCACAAACGATGGCGCCACCGTCATGAAGCTCCTCGACATTGTCCACCCTGCTGCGCGAATCCTCGTCGACATTGCCCGGTCACAAGATGCCGAAGTGGGTGACGGCACCACCTCGGTCGTCGTGCTTGCTGGCGAGATCCtcaaggaggtcaaggaaCATGTCGAACAGGGTGTCAGCTCACAGATCATCATCAAGGGCCTCAGGAGGGCCTCCACCATGGCCGtcaacaagatcaaggagatTGCCATCAACACCGCCGAGTCCAACCGCCGCGAGACCCTGAGCAAGCTGGCCGCCACCGCCATGACCAGCAAGCTCATCAAGAGAAACACCGACTTCTTCACAGAGA TGGTTGTCGATGCCGTCCTCTCCCTCGACCAAGAAGACCTCAACGAAAAGTTAATAGGCATCAAGAAGATCCCCGGCGGCTCCCTGACCGACTCGCTCTTCGTCAACGGTGTCGCCTTCAAGAAGACCTTCTCGTACGCCGGTTTCGAGCAACAGCCCAAGTCGTTCAAGAACCCCAAGATCTGCTGCCTCAACGTCGAGCTTGAGctcaaggccgagaaggacaACGCCGAGGTGCGCGTCGAGCAGGTTTCCGAGTACCAGGCCATTGTCGACGCCGAGTGGCAAATTATCTACAAGAAGCTCGAGGCCGTGTACGCGACAGGCGCCAAGGTGGTGTTGTCCAAGCTGCCCATCGGCGATTTGGCCACCCAGTACTTTGCCGACCGCGACATCTTCTGCGCCGGCCGTGTCACCTCGGAGGATATGGAGCGCGTCGTCCAGGCCACCGGCGCCACCGTCCAGAGCACCTGCTCCGACATCCTGCCCGAGCACCTCGGCACCTGCGGCACCTTTGAGGAGCGCCAGATCGGCGGCGAGCGCTTCAACTTCTTCGAGGACTGCCCGTCGGCCAAGACGTGCACGCTCGTCCTGCGCGGCGGCGCCGAGCAGTTCATCGCCGAGGTTGAGCGCTCCCTGCACGACGCCATCATGATCGTCAAGCGCGCCATTCGCAACAAGACCattgtcggcggcggcggtgccgTCGAGATGGAGGTTTCCGCCTACCTGCACCGCTTCGCCGATCGCGACGTTGCCCACAAGCAGCAGGCCATCATCAAGTCCTTCGCCAAGGCCCTCGAGATCATTCCCCGTCAGCTCTGCGACAACGCCGGCTTTGACGCCACCGACATTCTCAACAAGCTCCGCGTCGAGCACCGCAAGGGCAACACGTGGGCCGGTGTCGACTTTACGAACGAGGGCGTCTGCGACATGATGGAGCGTTTCGTCTGGGAGCCTGCGCTCATCAAGATCAACGCCCTCCAGGCCGCCACGGAGGCAGCTTGCCTGATTCTCGGTGTGGATGAGACCATCAGGAACGAGGAGAGCCAGGCGCCACAGGCTCCTGGCCAGAAACTGCCGCCCGGTGCGGCCCAGAGGGCTTTGAGGGGAAGAGGCCGCGGCATGCCTAGGCGGTAG
- a CDS encoding histone acetyltransferase Spt10: MPAILDDPSAGTIYRVSGAAPYPDPAHPSFPPTIVPRHVTLRDRQTVATVVPFASRHQVPNSLLHYLHDQFNKEIEGGDTYPMLDAMPFDKFADYWFQNFAGVMLLGQIERGEDIVDNKNWSTECLGTFYIKPNYPGRSSHICNAGFIVTDASRNRGVGRLMGETYLDWAPKLGYTYSVFNLVYETNVASCKIWDGLGFKRIGRVKGAGNLKSYPDRLVDAIIFGRDLGDAAGNEELAS; this comes from the exons atgCCAGCCATCCTTGACGACCCCTCAGCCGGAACGATTTACCGCGTCTCTGGAGCGGCTCCCTATCCAGACCCTGCTCATCCCTCGTTCCCGCCCACCATTGTCCCTCGCCATGTGACTCTGCGGGATCGCCAGACGGTGGCTACCGTCGTCCCCTTTGCCTCACGCCATCAGGTGCCCAATTCGCTGCTGCACTATCTCCATGATCAGTTCAACAAGGAAATCGAGGGTGGTGATACGTACCCCATGTTGGACGCCATGCCCTTCGACAAGTTTGCCGACTACTGGTTCCAAAACTTTGCTGGTGTCATGCTCCTCGGCCAGATCGAGCGCGGCGAGGACATTGTCGACAACAAGAACTGGTCGACAGAGTGCTTGGGCACCTTCTACATCAAGCCCAACTACCCTGGCCGCAGCAGCCACATCTGCAATGCTGGCTTCATCGTGACGGATGCCTCCCGTAACCGCGGCGTCGGGCGTCTCATGGGTGAGACCTACTTGGACTGGGCACCCAAGCTGGGCTACACGTACTCGGTCTTCAACCTCGTGTACGAGACCAACGTGGCGTCGTGCAAGATCTGGGACGGCTTGGGCTTCAAGCGCATCGGCCGTGTCAAGGGGGCCGGCAACCTCAAGAGTTACCCCGACCGTCTGGTGGACGCCATCATCTTTGGGCGGGACTTGGGCGACGCGGCAGGTAACGAAGAACTT GCTTCGTAG